Proteins co-encoded in one Bradyrhizobium sp. 170 genomic window:
- the dapA gene encoding 4-hydroxy-tetrahydrodipicolinate synthase: MAAKTKFRGSFTALVTPFKNGSVDEAAFRGLVSWQITEGTHGLVPVGTTGESPTLSHDEHKRVVEWCIDEANGRAPVIAGAGSNSTKEAVELAEHAEKAGADAVLVVTPYYNKPTQEGMYQHFKAINDAIGIPIIIYNIPGRSVIDMSVETMTRLFELKNIAGVKDATASMVRVSQQRAAMGEDFNQLSGEDATILGYMAHGGHGCISVTSNVAPRLCSEFHAAWQKGDHATALKLHDKLMPLHNNLFIESNPAPVKYALSLLGKIDEKLRLPMVPVSEPTRVAVRSAMVHAGLIN; encoded by the coding sequence ATGGCAGCCAAGACAAAGTTCCGGGGGTCGTTCACCGCCTTGGTCACGCCATTCAAGAACGGCTCGGTCGACGAGGCCGCCTTCCGCGGCCTGGTGAGCTGGCAGATCACCGAGGGCACCCACGGCCTGGTGCCCGTCGGCACGACCGGCGAAAGCCCCACCTTGAGCCATGACGAGCACAAGCGCGTCGTCGAATGGTGCATCGACGAGGCCAATGGGCGGGCGCCGGTCATCGCAGGTGCGGGCTCCAATTCGACCAAGGAGGCCGTCGAGCTCGCCGAGCACGCGGAGAAGGCAGGCGCGGATGCCGTGCTGGTGGTGACGCCCTATTACAACAAGCCGACCCAGGAAGGCATGTACCAGCACTTCAAGGCGATCAACGATGCGATCGGGATTCCGATCATCATCTACAACATCCCCGGCCGTTCGGTGATCGACATGTCGGTCGAGACCATGACGCGGCTGTTCGAACTGAAGAATATCGCCGGCGTGAAGGATGCCACCGCCAGCATGGTGCGGGTGTCGCAGCAGCGCGCGGCGATGGGCGAGGACTTCAACCAATTGTCGGGCGAGGACGCCACCATCCTCGGCTACATGGCGCATGGCGGCCATGGCTGCATCTCGGTTACGTCCAACGTCGCGCCGCGGCTGTGCTCGGAATTCCACGCGGCATGGCAGAAGGGCGATCACGCCACCGCGCTCAAGCTGCATGACAAGCTGATGCCGCTGCACAACAACCTCTTCATCGAAAGCAATCCGGCGCCGGTGAAATACGCGCTCTCGCTGCTCGGCAAGATCGACGAGAAGCTGCGGCTGCCGATGGTGCCGGTGTCCGAGCCGACGCGGGTCGCCGTGCGCAGCGCCATGGTGCATGCCGGCCTGATCAACTAG
- the mscL gene encoding large conductance mechanosensitive channel protein MscL, which yields MLKEFREFAMKGNVVDLAVGVIIGAAFGAIVTSLVGDVIMPIIGAITGGLDFSNYFTPLAKSVTANNLADAKKQGAVLAWGSFLTLTLNFLIIAFVLFVVIRAMNKLKRKDEAMPAPKLTRQEELLTEIRDLLKKG from the coding sequence ATGCTGAAGGAATTCCGCGAATTCGCGATGAAGGGTAACGTCGTCGACCTCGCCGTCGGCGTCATCATCGGTGCGGCCTTCGGCGCCATCGTGACCTCGCTGGTCGGCGATGTGATCATGCCGATCATCGGCGCGATTACCGGCGGTCTCGATTTCTCGAACTATTTCACGCCGCTGGCGAAGTCGGTGACTGCCAACAATCTTGCCGATGCTAAGAAGCAGGGCGCGGTATTGGCTTGGGGCAGTTTCCTCACGCTGACGCTGAACTTCCTCATCATCGCGTTCGTGCTGTTCGTGGTCATTCGCGCCATGAACAAGCTCAAACGCAAGGATGAAGCTATGCCCGCACCGAAGCTGACCAGGCAGGAAGAATTGCTGACCGAGATCCGCGATCTCCTCAAGAAGGGCTAA
- the smpB gene encoding SsrA-binding protein SmpB, with translation MAEKNERPIKVVAENRKARFNYAIEDTIEAGIALTGTEVKSIRNGKTTIAESYADSKDGEIWLINANIPEYLQANRFNHEPKRPRKLLLHRKQINKLMGAVDREGMTLIPLKLYFNERGRAKLLLAIAKGKKLHDKRETEKKRDWGREKGRLMRARG, from the coding sequence GTGGCCGAGAAGAACGAGCGCCCGATCAAGGTTGTCGCCGAAAACCGCAAGGCCCGGTTCAACTACGCGATCGAGGACACAATCGAGGCCGGCATCGCGCTGACCGGCACCGAAGTGAAGTCGATCCGTAACGGCAAGACAACGATTGCCGAATCCTATGCGGATTCCAAGGACGGCGAGATCTGGCTGATCAACGCCAATATTCCGGAATATCTGCAGGCCAACCGCTTCAACCATGAGCCGAAACGGCCACGCAAGCTGCTGCTGCACCGAAAGCAGATCAACAAGCTGATGGGCGCGGTCGATCGCGAAGGCATGACGCTGATTCCGCTAAAGCTCTATTTCAACGAGCGCGGCCGCGCCAAGCTCTTGCTGGCGATCGCCAAGGGCAAGAAGCTGCACGACAAGCGCGAGACCGAAAAGAAGCGCGATTGGGGCCGGGAAAAAGGCCGCCTGATGCGGGCGCGGGGATGA
- a CDS encoding peroxiredoxin — protein sequence MNQKNLLEVDWSKIPAPEDDGATAHLAGMMIPPVTLLATDDSSVTLSALAGRTVVFAYPRTGEPGKISLVDDWDMIPGARGCTPQTCSFRDLFAELKAAGANHVFGLSTQDNVYQTEMASRLHLPFPVLSDEKLALIRALKLPTMAVAGLTLIKRLALIIDGGRIAHVFYPVFPPDRNAGDVLAWLRENPA from the coding sequence ATGAACCAGAAAAACCTGCTTGAAGTCGACTGGAGCAAGATCCCGGCGCCGGAGGACGACGGCGCGACAGCGCATCTGGCCGGCATGATGATCCCGCCGGTCACGCTGCTCGCCACCGACGACAGTTCGGTGACGCTGTCAGCGCTTGCCGGCCGCACGGTGGTATTCGCCTATCCCCGCACCGGGGAGCCCGGCAAGATCAGCCTGGTCGACGACTGGGACATGATTCCCGGCGCACGCGGCTGCACGCCGCAAACCTGCTCGTTCCGCGACCTGTTTGCGGAGCTGAAGGCCGCCGGCGCAAACCACGTGTTCGGCCTCTCGACGCAGGACAACGTCTACCAGACCGAGATGGCGTCGCGGCTGCATCTGCCGTTCCCGGTGCTGTCGGACGAAAAGCTGGCGCTGATCCGTGCCCTGAAGCTGCCGACCATGGCGGTGGCCGGATTGACGCTGATCAAGCGGCTGGCGCTGATCATCGATGGCGGCCGTATCGCTCACGTGTTCTATCCGGTGTTTCCGCCGGACCGGAACGCTGGCGATGTGCTGGCGTGGCTGAGAGAGAATCCGGCTTGA
- a CDS encoding uracil-DNA glycosylase, producing the protein MASLPAPAAAEPDRNCQLCPRLAEFRAQARAKEPDWHNSPVASFGNANAQLLIVGLAPGLQGANRTGRPFTGDYAGDLLYATLLEYGFAKGIYQARPDDGLKLVDCRISNAVRCVPPQNKPLPAEIHTCRQFLVATIATMPKLRAIVALGRIAHESTLKALGLRNGAAPFAHGAVHGAGAVRLYDSYHCSRYNTNTRVLTPEMFRNVFARVRKDLDSQVS; encoded by the coding sequence ATGGCTAGTCTCCCCGCCCCTGCTGCTGCCGAACCCGACCGCAATTGCCAGCTTTGCCCGAGGCTCGCCGAATTTCGCGCGCAGGCGCGTGCGAAAGAGCCGGATTGGCACAACTCACCGGTTGCTTCGTTCGGCAACGCCAATGCGCAACTGTTGATTGTCGGGCTGGCGCCGGGCCTGCAGGGCGCCAACCGCACCGGACGCCCGTTCACCGGCGACTACGCCGGCGACTTGCTGTATGCGACCTTGCTCGAATACGGCTTTGCGAAAGGCATCTATCAGGCACGTCCCGACGACGGGCTGAAGCTGGTCGATTGCCGGATCAGCAACGCGGTGCGCTGCGTGCCGCCGCAGAACAAGCCGTTGCCTGCCGAGATCCATACCTGCCGGCAATTCCTGGTCGCGACCATCGCGACCATGCCGAAGCTTCGCGCGATCGTGGCGCTCGGGCGGATCGCCCATGAATCGACATTGAAGGCGCTCGGCCTGCGCAATGGCGCTGCTCCCTTTGCGCACGGTGCCGTGCATGGCGCGGGCGCCGTCAGGCTTTACGACAGCTATCACTGCTCGCGCTACAATACGAATACGCGAGTGCTGACGCCGGAGATGTTTCGCAACGTGTTTGCGAGGGTGCGCAAGGATCTGGATTCGCAGGTTTCGTAG
- a CDS encoding NYN domain-containing protein, with protein sequence MSPASNKIALFIDGANLYATAKTLGFDIDYKRLLKEFQSRGTLVRAFYYTAIIEDQEYSSIRPLIDWLDYNGYTVVTKATKEFIDASGRRKVKGNMDIELAVDAMELAEHVDQIVLFSGDGDFRSLVEAVQRRGVRVTVVSTISSQPPMIADELRRQADVFTDLVELQSKLGRDPSERPAPREPRHHAPQFLQRATTMAPRTAGDDEFDD encoded by the coding sequence ATGTCACCCGCTTCCAACAAGATTGCGCTCTTCATCGACGGCGCCAACCTCTACGCAACGGCCAAGACGCTCGGCTTCGACATCGATTACAAACGCCTTCTCAAGGAATTTCAGAGCCGAGGGACGCTGGTGCGTGCGTTCTACTACACGGCGATCATCGAGGATCAGGAATACTCCTCGATCCGTCCGCTGATCGATTGGCTCGACTACAACGGCTACACCGTCGTCACCAAGGCGACCAAGGAGTTCATCGACGCCTCTGGCCGCCGCAAGGTGAAGGGCAACATGGACATCGAACTCGCCGTCGATGCCATGGAACTCGCCGAGCATGTCGACCAGATCGTGCTGTTCTCGGGCGACGGCGATTTCCGCTCGCTGGTCGAAGCAGTGCAGCGTCGCGGTGTTCGCGTCACGGTTGTTTCGACTATTTCGAGCCAGCCGCCGATGATCGCCGACGAACTGCGCCGCCAGGCCGACGTCTTCACCGACCTCGTCGAGCTGCAATCCAAACTCGGCCGCGATCCTTCCGAGCGCCCTGCCCCGCGCGAACCGCGTCATCACGCTCCGCAATTCCTGCAGCGCGCGACCACGATGGCGCCGCGGACCGCCGGCGACGACGAATTCGACGATTGA
- the rpoZ gene encoding DNA-directed RNA polymerase subunit omega, which yields MARVTVEDCIDKVDNRFDLVLLAAHRARMISSGSQLTVDRDNDKNPVVSLREIADSTISPEDLREELVHSLQKFVEVDEPEPDTVPLIGSAGASVDADDTEVAVERMTEEELLKGLEGLAPPEEQPEEDE from the coding sequence ATGGCGCGCGTCACCGTGGAAGATTGCATTGATAAGGTCGACAACCGGTTTGACCTGGTGTTGCTGGCGGCACATCGCGCCCGTATGATCTCATCCGGGTCACAACTCACAGTTGATCGCGACAACGACAAGAATCCGGTCGTTTCGCTCCGGGAAATCGCCGATTCCACTATTTCCCCGGAAGACCTGCGCGAGGAACTGGTTCATTCCCTGCAGAAATTCGTCGAGGTCGACGAGCCAGAGCCCGATACCGTGCCTTTGATCGGCTCGGCCGGTGCCAGCGTCGATGCTGATGACACCGAGGTCGCGGTCGAGCGCATGACCGAGGAAGAGCTCCTTAAGGGTCTGGAAGGCCTGGCGCCGCCGGAAGAGCAGCCCGAAGAGGACGAGTAA
- a CDS encoding bifunctional (p)ppGpp synthetase/guanosine-3',5'-bis(diphosphate) 3'-pyrophosphohydrolase — protein MAYWRRSSRQMQAATGQVAVAPTSPVTEKPKSRSRMMRQYDLVERVRSYNPDTNEDLLNRAYVYAMKAHGTQTRASGDPYFSHPLEVAAILTNLKLDDATIVAALLHDTIEDTEATRAEIDNMFGHEIGVLVEGLTKLKRLELVSREAKQAENLRKLLLAIADDVRVLLIKLADRLHNMRTLEFVPHASRRRIAEETLDIYAPLAGRMGMQEMREELEDLSFHTLDPEAYAVVMQRLDALADRNRNLIGEIESQLSKKMQKHGIAARVYGRRKQPFSIWTKMERKSVGFEQLSDIYGFRVVMPDVEACYRALGVVHTTWPVVPGRFKDYISTPKQNDYRSLHTTVIGPGNQRVELQIRTEEMNQIAEFGIAAHAFYKEGMGSPTERLEHESNAFAWLRHTVGILSESANPEEFLEHTKLELFHDQVFCFTPKGKLIALPRQANVIDFAYAVHTDVGNSAVGCKINGKFAPLSSELQNGDEVEVLTSVAQSAPPSAWESLAVTGKARAAIRRATRTAVRDQYAGLGRRIVDRLFARAKIEYADDKLKGALPRLARASIEDVMASVGRGELKASDVARAMYPDYKEERMVRYGAKKSLAVKLKLKSPPHPARSTSVIPVRGINSDLPVKFAPNGGAVPGDRIIGIVTPGEGITIYPIQSPALKDFEEEPERWLDVRWDIDETMPQRFPARILVHNVNEPGSLAQVATVIAEHDGNIDNISMSRRSPDFTELTIDLEVYDLKHLSAIIAQLRAKAVVAKVERVNG, from the coding sequence ATGGCGTATTGGCGCCGCAGCTCCCGGCAAATGCAGGCCGCGACCGGCCAGGTCGCGGTCGCGCCGACCTCGCCTGTGACGGAGAAGCCGAAATCGCGCTCGCGCATGATGCGGCAATACGATCTGGTCGAGCGCGTCAGGTCGTACAATCCCGATACCAACGAAGACTTGCTGAACCGCGCCTACGTCTACGCCATGAAGGCGCACGGCACCCAAACCCGCGCGTCCGGCGATCCCTATTTCTCGCATCCGCTCGAAGTCGCGGCGATCCTGACCAACCTCAAGCTCGATGACGCCACCATCGTAGCTGCCCTGCTGCACGACACCATCGAGGATACCGAGGCGACGCGCGCCGAGATCGACAATATGTTCGGCCACGAGATCGGCGTGCTGGTCGAGGGGCTCACCAAGCTGAAACGCCTGGAACTGGTCTCGCGCGAGGCCAAGCAGGCCGAGAACCTGCGCAAGCTATTGCTCGCGATCGCCGACGACGTCCGCGTGCTGCTGATCAAGCTCGCCGATCGGCTGCACAATATGCGCACGCTGGAATTCGTGCCGCATGCCTCGCGCCGCCGCATTGCCGAGGAGACGCTCGACATCTATGCGCCGCTCGCCGGCCGCATGGGCATGCAGGAGATGCGGGAGGAGCTCGAGGATCTCTCGTTCCATACGCTCGATCCGGAAGCCTATGCCGTGGTGATGCAGCGGCTCGATGCGCTCGCCGACCGCAACCGCAATCTGATCGGCGAGATCGAAAGCCAGCTCTCCAAGAAGATGCAGAAGCACGGTATTGCCGCGCGCGTCTACGGCCGCCGCAAGCAGCCGTTTTCGATCTGGACCAAGATGGAGCGCAAATCGGTCGGCTTCGAGCAGCTTTCCGACATCTACGGATTCCGCGTCGTGATGCCGGATGTCGAAGCTTGCTACCGCGCGCTCGGCGTCGTGCACACCACCTGGCCGGTGGTGCCCGGCCGCTTCAAGGACTACATCTCGACGCCGAAGCAGAACGACTACCGTTCGCTCCATACCACCGTGATCGGTCCCGGCAACCAGCGCGTCGAGCTGCAGATCCGCACCGAGGAAATGAACCAGATCGCGGAATTCGGCATCGCCGCGCACGCGTTCTACAAGGAAGGCATGGGCTCGCCGACCGAGCGGCTCGAGCACGAATCCAACGCCTTTGCCTGGCTGCGCCACACCGTCGGCATCCTGTCCGAAAGCGCCAATCCGGAAGAGTTTCTGGAGCACACCAAGCTGGAGCTGTTCCACGACCAGGTGTTCTGCTTCACCCCGAAGGGCAAGCTGATCGCGCTGCCGCGTCAGGCCAATGTGATCGACTTCGCCTATGCCGTGCACACCGATGTCGGCAACTCGGCCGTTGGTTGCAAGATCAACGGCAAATTCGCGCCCTTGTCGTCCGAACTGCAGAACGGCGACGAGGTCGAGGTTTTGACCTCGGTCGCCCAGTCGGCGCCGCCCTCGGCCTGGGAATCGCTTGCGGTTACCGGCAAGGCCCGCGCTGCGATCCGCCGCGCGACGCGGACCGCGGTGCGCGATCAATATGCCGGCCTTGGCCGCCGCATCGTCGACCGCCTGTTTGCCCGCGCAAAGATCGAATACGCCGACGACAAGCTGAAGGGGGCGCTTCCCCGACTGGCGCGCGCCTCGATCGAGGACGTGATGGCGTCCGTCGGGCGTGGTGAACTGAAGGCCTCCGACGTCGCCCGCGCCATGTATCCGGACTACAAGGAAGAGCGGATGGTGCGCTACGGGGCCAAGAAGAGCCTCGCGGTCAAACTGAAGCTGAAATCGCCGCCGCATCCGGCGCGCAGCACGTCCGTTATCCCGGTGCGCGGCATCAATTCCGATCTGCCGGTGAAGTTCGCGCCGAACGGCGGCGCCGTGCCGGGCGACCGCATCATCGGCATCGTTACGCCGGGCGAGGGGATCACGATCTATCCGATCCAGTCGCCGGCGCTGAAGGACTTTGAGGAAGAGCCGGAGCGCTGGCTCGACGTGCGCTGGGATATCGACGAAACCATGCCGCAGCGTTTTCCGGCGCGGATCCTGGTCCATAACGTCAACGAGCCCGGCAGCCTCGCCCAGGTCGCTACCGTGATCGCCGAGCATGACGGCAATATCGACAATATCAGCATGTCGCGCCGCTCGCCTGACTTCACCGAGTTGACGATCGATCTCGAGGTCTATGACCTCAAGCATCTCAGTGCAATTATCGCTCAATTGCGCGCCAAAGCCGTCGTCGCCAAGGTTGAGCGCGTCAACGGATAG
- a CDS encoding pyridoxine 5'-phosphate synthase, with protein sequence MPVPPLRLGVNVDHVATLRNARGGERPDPVRAALAAIEAGADGITAHLREDRRHIRDSDMARLKAEISKPLNFEMAATEDMLRISLATKPHAVCLVPERREELTTEGGLDVVGQHNALAPFIARLNDAGIRVSLFISADPQQIEMAARLRAPVIEIHTGGWCDAVVDGHVAKAEAEWQRIVAGAALGRAAGLEVHAGHGLDYQTAETIAGLPEIAELNIGYFMMGEALFVGLGETVRQMRTAMDRGRQLAAGRP encoded by the coding sequence ATGCCCGTTCCTCCGCTCCGCCTCGGCGTCAATGTCGATCACGTCGCGACCTTGCGGAACGCGCGGGGCGGCGAGCGGCCGGATCCGGTGCGCGCGGCGCTGGCCGCCATCGAGGCGGGTGCCGACGGCATCACCGCGCATCTGCGGGAGGACCGCCGCCACATCCGCGACAGCGACATGGCCCGGCTGAAGGCCGAGATATCGAAGCCCCTGAATTTCGAGATGGCGGCGACCGAGGACATGCTGCGGATTTCGCTCGCCACCAAGCCCCACGCGGTGTGCCTGGTGCCGGAACGGCGCGAGGAACTCACCACCGAGGGCGGGCTGGATGTCGTCGGCCAGCACAATGCGCTGGCCCCCTTCATCGCGCGGCTCAACGATGCCGGCATCCGGGTGTCGCTGTTCATCTCGGCCGACCCGCAGCAGATCGAGATGGCGGCAAGGTTGCGCGCGCCTGTGATCGAGATCCATACCGGCGGCTGGTGCGACGCCGTGGTCGACGGCCATGTGGCGAAGGCCGAGGCGGAATGGCAGCGAATCGTGGCGGGCGCGGCTTTGGGGCGTGCGGCGGGGCTGGAGGTCCATGCCGGCCACGGCCTCGACTACCAGACGGCCGAGACGATCGCCGGACTGCCCGAGATCGCCGAACTCAACATCGGCTACTTCATGATGGGGGAGGCGCTGTTCGTAGGCCTTGGCGAGACCGTGCGGCAAATGCGCACCGCGATGGACCGCGGCCGCCAGCTAGCTGCGGGCCGGCCATGA
- the acpS gene encoding holo-ACP synthase, with translation MIIGIGSDLIDITRVAKVIERHGDRFLDRIFTDAERAKAARRANNEKMVVATYAKRFAAKEACSKALGTGIRRGVWWRDMGVLNLPGGRPTMKLTGGALARLEALTPEGFEARIDLSITDDWPLAQAFVIISAVVPAKA, from the coding sequence ATGATCATCGGCATCGGCTCCGACCTGATCGACATCACCCGCGTCGCCAAGGTGATCGAGCGCCATGGCGACCGTTTCCTCGACCGCATCTTCACCGACGCCGAGCGCGCCAAAGCGGCGCGCCGCGCCAACAACGAAAAGATGGTGGTTGCGACCTACGCCAAGCGATTCGCCGCCAAAGAGGCCTGTTCCAAGGCGCTCGGCACCGGGATCCGGCGCGGCGTCTGGTGGCGGGACATGGGGGTGCTCAACCTGCCGGGCGGCCGTCCAACCATGAAGCTGACCGGCGGCGCGCTGGCCCGGCTGGAGGCGCTGACGCCGGAGGGGTTCGAGGCGCGGATCGATCTGTCGATCACCGATGACTGGCCGCTGGCGCAGGCCTTCGTCATAATTTCGGCGGTCGTTCCCGCCAAAGCTTGA
- the lepB gene encoding signal peptidase I, producing MSVTSSTKSESGLGETIRVVIHALLIALVIRTFLFQPFNIPSGSMKATLLVGDYLFVSKYSYGYSHYSIPLSPPLFSGRIFGSEPSRGDIVVFRLPKDDSTDYIKRVIGLPGDRIQMREGLLYINDKPIKRERLSDFIGEDPCGSDATARVKRWKETLPNGVSYESLDCVDNGFYDNTSVYTVPAGHFFMMGDNRDNSTDSRVLSAVGYVPFENIVGRAQMIFFSIAEGEHAWMFWRWPTAVRWNRLFSIVR from the coding sequence ATGAGCGTGACCTCCAGCACAAAATCTGAAAGCGGCTTGGGTGAAACCATCCGCGTCGTCATCCACGCTCTCCTGATCGCGCTCGTGATCCGCACCTTTCTCTTCCAGCCCTTCAATATCCCCTCGGGATCGATGAAGGCGACGCTGCTGGTGGGCGATTACCTGTTCGTCTCGAAATACTCCTACGGCTACAGCCACTATTCCATCCCATTGTCGCCGCCGCTGTTCTCGGGCCGCATCTTCGGCTCGGAGCCGAGCCGCGGCGACATCGTAGTGTTCCGCCTGCCGAAGGATGACTCCACCGATTACATCAAGCGCGTGATCGGCCTGCCGGGCGACCGCATCCAGATGCGGGAAGGCCTGCTCTACATCAACGACAAGCCGATCAAGCGCGAGCGGCTTTCCGACTTCATCGGCGAGGACCCTTGCGGCTCCGACGCCACCGCGCGTGTCAAGCGCTGGAAGGAAACGTTGCCGAACGGCGTCAGCTATGAATCGCTCGATTGCGTCGACAACGGCTTCTACGACAACACCAGCGTCTACACCGTGCCGGCCGGCCACTTCTTCATGATGGGCGACAACCGCGACAACTCGACCGACAGCCGCGTGCTGTCGGCAGTGGGCTATGTGCCGTTCGAGAACATCGTCGGCCGGGCGCAGATGATCTTCTTCTCCATTGCCGAGGGCGAGCATGCCTGGATGTTCTGGCGCTGGCCGACCGCCGTGCGCTGGAATCGCCTATTCTCAATCGTGCGATGA
- the rnc gene encoding ribonuclease III, translating into MNDETATIPDTSTSGEPGQQAEAAGVAAPKKKRGKAGAKAAAAAIEGRIGYKFSDPALLTTAFTHVSALKPATRHRADSYQRLEFLGDHVLGLIISDMLYRAYPRADEGELSKRLADLVRKESCADVAKSLGLLDDIKLGAVGAGAGARLRKSVLGDICEAVIGAIYLDGGYAAASQFVERNWLERMRKPRRPLRDPKTVLQEWAQSKGLPTPVYREIERTGPHHDPQFRVAVDLPGLTPAEGVGGSKRAAEKVAASVMIEREGVGGGSNDS; encoded by the coding sequence ATGAACGACGAAACAGCAACCATTCCTGACACATCGACCTCGGGCGAGCCGGGCCAGCAGGCCGAAGCCGCCGGCGTCGCTGCGCCGAAAAAGAAGCGCGGCAAGGCCGGGGCCAAGGCGGCCGCTGCCGCGATCGAGGGGCGCATCGGCTACAAATTTTCCGATCCCGCGCTGCTGACGACCGCCTTTACCCATGTCTCCGCCTTGAAGCCGGCCACGCGCCATCGCGCCGACAGCTATCAGCGGCTGGAATTCCTCGGCGATCACGTGCTCGGGCTGATCATCTCCGACATGCTGTATCGCGCCTATCCGCGGGCTGACGAGGGCGAACTGTCGAAACGGCTCGCCGATCTCGTGCGCAAGGAAAGCTGCGCCGATGTCGCAAAATCGCTCGGACTGCTCGACGACATCAAGCTCGGCGCGGTCGGCGCAGGGGCGGGCGCGCGTCTGCGCAAATCCGTGCTCGGCGACATCTGCGAGGCGGTGATCGGGGCGATCTATCTCGACGGCGGCTATGCGGCGGCGTCGCAATTCGTCGAGCGCAACTGGCTGGAGCGAATGCGCAAGCCGCGCCGGCCGCTGCGCGATCCCAAGACGGTGTTGCAGGAATGGGCCCAGAGCAAGGGATTGCCGACGCCGGTCTATCGCGAGATCGAGCGCACCGGGCCGCATCACGACCCGCAGTTCCGCGTCGCCGTCGATCTGCCGGGACTGACGCCGGCCGAGGGTGTCGGCGGCTCCAAGCGGGCCGCCGAGAAGGTCGCGGCCTCCGTGATGATCGAACGTGAAGGCGTTGGCGGCGGCAGCAATGACAGTTGA
- the era gene encoding GTPase Era, translating into MTVESSGEATSAETRCGFVALIGAPNVGKSTLVNALVGSKVTIVSRKVQTTRALIRGIVIEDNAQIILVDTPGIFSPKRRLDRAMVSTAWSGAHDADLVCVLLDAKAGIDEEADAILKKLATVAHPKILVLNKIDLIPREKLLALAQAANERMKFEHTFMISALSGDGVADLRKTLAKGVPPGPFHYPEDQMSDAPLRHLAAEITREKIYRQLHQELPYQSTVETDTWTERKDKSVRIEQTIFVERESQRKIVLGKGGATIKSIGADSRKEIAEILGVPVHLFLFVKVRENWGDDPDRYREMGLEFPKE; encoded by the coding sequence ATGACAGTTGAATCCTCAGGCGAAGCCACGTCCGCCGAGACCCGTTGCGGCTTTGTCGCGCTGATCGGCGCGCCCAATGTCGGCAAGTCCACGCTCGTCAACGCGCTGGTCGGCTCCAAGGTCACCATCGTCTCGCGCAAGGTGCAGACGACGCGGGCGCTGATCCGCGGCATCGTGATCGAGGACAATGCCCAGATCATCCTGGTCGATACGCCCGGCATCTTCTCGCCCAAACGAAGGCTCGACCGCGCCATGGTGTCCACCGCCTGGAGCGGGGCCCATGATGCCGACCTCGTCTGCGTGCTGCTCGATGCGAAAGCTGGCATCGACGAGGAGGCCGACGCGATCCTGAAGAAGCTCGCGACGGTTGCGCACCCGAAAATCCTGGTGCTGAACAAGATCGACCTGATCCCGCGCGAGAAGCTCTTGGCGCTGGCGCAGGCCGCCAATGAGCGCATGAAATTCGAACACACCTTCATGATCTCGGCGCTGTCGGGCGATGGCGTCGCCGATCTGCGCAAGACGCTGGCGAAGGGCGTGCCGCCGGGGCCGTTTCATTACCCCGAGGACCAGATGTCGGATGCGCCGCTGCGGCATCTGGCAGCCGAAATCACCCGCGAAAAGATCTATCGCCAGCTCCACCAGGAGCTGCCGTATCAATCCACCGTCGAGACCGATACCTGGACCGAGCGCAAGGACAAGTCGGTGCGCATCGAGCAGACGATCTTTGTCGAGCGCGAAAGCCAGCGCAAGATCGTGCTCGGCAAGGGCGGCGCCACCATCAAGTCGATCGGCGCGGATTCGCGCAAGGAGATCGCCGAGATACTGGGCGTGCCCGTGCACCTGTTCCTGTTCGTCAAGGTGCGCGAGAACTGGGGCGACGATCCCGACCGCTACCGGGAAATGGGCCTGGAATTCCCCAAGGAATGA